The following DNA comes from Erigeron canadensis isolate Cc75 chromosome 3, C_canadensis_v1, whole genome shotgun sequence.
TTACCCTACCCATGCTTGATCTGCGTATTATTTCCACCACTATCTGAACCTATCTGCTTTGGTCCAAAGTAGCAAAGTACTCTATTTGAACAAAATAGGTAACTCGATGACTCTACAAATGTCCCTAAGAGAACATttaattcacacacacacacaaacacagatgagtatatatatatatatatatatatataagccttTCAACATTAACAAAAGAAAGAACTGGTGTGGGCTGTGGACTTGAATCAATGCCACTAACAATTTGTGGGTGCTTAGAAATTCCAACTGATATTGCAAAAAGGCTTACCCAACAGATGCTATGAAACCAGCAGTTGCCATAGCAATGGACCCTGCATAAGATTTATCAGAGTTATAAGGGAGCTTCTTCTTTCCATACCGCCTTCCAATAATGTCAGCAAAACCTGTAGCAAAATAAGGTTTGGAAGCCATTAGAAGAACTTATGATTAAGATAAATAACACATATAGAATACTAGAAAGATACTCTTTTGTTGCTTTTTTCATTACCATCTCCTGCACAAAGATTGCAAATTGCAGCAATGGCTACTGGGGATGTTCTCCAATAGACTGTACAACAAAACGTGATAGCAGAAGCATAGTACAATGGACCTGTCAACAGTTCCCTGGTACAtaagaaaaacatgaaagatCTGAGTAAAGGTGGAAATTTTTAATCCTTTTGCTTATAAATAATTCTTTGGGGGTCATGTAAATCTATAATGGGTCAAATAAGAAAATCAATAATAGTAGTAGTAGCTAAAGAGAAAACAAAGCAAATGGATTAACACTTAATAAGTGGACAGTTGGTTTAAGTACATTTATAATGCTGAGAACATTATACGagtaaatctttttaataaactAGAATGATAATAACAACGTACTTTTTGTTTTGTGACTTATGAGAGAACTTACTTTTTTAGTTCGTAAGACGCCTACGTATTTATAAAGTTGCAACTAGGTAACTAGCTTAGCAGGATAACCCTTTGCCTCAACTCTCAAAAGTCGTCCCATTTTTTAGCCAATTTACATCTCATTGCATCACTTAAGCAAACAACTTTTACGATAACATATGGGATCAAAATGTTATGTAGGCATTTTCTAGTTACCGGGTTGCAAACTCTTCAGAAGGGACAAAAATTGATATTATATCAGCCTCTGTAAGGGACTAAACAGAAATTATGGATGGCAAGATGGATGGGGTGAAGGGTGTTTGGTAACATGGATATAACAAAATGTGAGGTGGCACAATTTGATTGATAGTGCTAAATCTtataatactttatataatagtataaacAAGTTGCAATAAAACCCATTGCACTGGTACATTCCCCACCCAAAAACTTTCATTTTGCCTTGTTACACAACCCGCCCATATTGCCACGGAGAGATAAATGAATCCAATCAGTATGTAAGAAGATCAAAAACCTATAGTCTCCAAATCTGCTCATTGACTTTACAGTGGCCTCATCTTTAACTATTCCAAGTCCTATTAGAAGCACTTTAACTATGTTGACGCCGGGAACAAGAGCTGCTATAACTGCTCCTCGATTGCCTGAACTGCCATCATGCAAGACAAACTTGAGCATCATGTGTGAAGTGACAAAAGCATCTCGTTGTTTGTCATGTATATTACCTGAAAAGAGGCCAGCATAACATGAATGCCAGTCCAATGGTTATATGCACAAGCTTCCTGTTTAGTTTCTGATGAAAAAaagataacatttttataaGCACTTATGGATGCGGATGAAGAATATTTGGATCAATAAGTTTGGCCTAAACAAAAGTTATACATGTTCCAAGGTGATGGGTCCCATTCCATTTGCCAAATATCATCACTTGATCTTAAAGAATAGGGGAATTTTTTTTGTCTAAGATAACAATCTACTTTTCATTCTATCTCTTGACAGAGAactagttttatattttatttaacgaTCCTACTTTTCAAACCCCTTGTTGACCATCTAGTAACCTGAAATCCACAAAGGATGGCAAAGTCTTCTTGACCTACATACGGCAAGACATAATTTAGCTTACAAGGGTAATGTGACACAATTTAGGTTCTCTTATGAGTTATGACTTACGTTTTGGATGACCCAAACACTATGCAACTAACGTTAAGTGAGTCCCAACATCACAAACAGAATTTCccaataataaaaagtttcacATCACTCATTTTCCCACTCCAAAAAGTAAGTCATCACCTTTCCCCAATAATAAAAAGTATCACATCAACCATCCCTTATACAACTGCCAACATAGCAATCAGGCACCACCAGCCGATGCCACAAACTGCTGTTGCTACAAAAGTTTTTTGGAACAAATGAcctcaaaattttaattttccttCCAACTTAACAAAAACAATCATTCGACCTCATAGAACGATTACTATTGTAGTTCATAGTTATActattatagttttattttagaACGACTAAagaactttattaaaaaaaaacggaAAACTAGCAAGGTACTAGTCGCCAAAAGTACAATAAAGATTCTCCAGCAACTAGTTTTTTCGCAAtcttacccccccccccccccccgggtCACAAGCTCTTGCAACTGAGCCCGGCAAAGCATGCATTTGCACAATTGCACCACATCAAAAAGGGAGGCAAACACGGGTATGTTTTATACAGTTCTACACTATGCATCGAACTGCTTCGTGACCATTCGTAACCATTTACCTTCTTCACCTACACTTTTTCATGCCACGTCAGTTTCACCATCTCATATCTTTCACCTTCTTTTTTtcccttaaccattcacctttCATTTTGGAccccatatttatttatttaaaaacataatacattttatattaatatatatttcctATTAGCCCCACATTGCAACCAATGgttatgaaaaaaacaaaaaagtggcAGACTTTCTAGTTTCACCTATTAACTTTAAAGCTTTCACCTTCAAGTCATTTGCCATATCATTTCACTTTCATCCTTTTCACCTGACCTTTACAAATAGTCTTACTTAAATTTTGTTGGATTTCCCTAAGTCCCCATCTAAAGTTTCTTGACACTGTCACTAATACTTTatcacatacacacatacatatacaaaaagtactacttttataattttatatatataaagcttcAAACTTGAATTTCTTAACAATTAAACTACAGATTTTGAAGTGTGGAATTAAACCTGGTCAAAAATCCCTCTTCTAGCAGTTTGTTCAAAAACCCAAAGCAAAAAGAGTGCAAGGCATGTCGAAAAAACCAAGGCACAAGTATCTCCGGCCAAAGGATATTCCGGCAAGAATATCGGCCCTCCACCCATCGTTGACTTTATTCTCCGACGACCCCCCAGCTACCGCAAGCAAACAACTTTTTCTTcctaattaagaaaaaaaaaaaaaaaaagtttgttcgTTTGGCGGGTTTCTAAATGTGGgattgtttaatttaatttgggAAAATCCGAGGTCAAATGAGATGATTGGTTGAAATCAGTGTTTGTggctttttttagaaaaatgatgATACATAGATACATGATAGATACATATAGCTCTGCAATTTTGACTTGAGTTTATGTTCAAAATGGAAATGTAGATGGATACTTTTGAGACAAGTTTGATAGTGTTAGGTTGTACTGTATTGAGTATTTAATTGGATAACGTCAGAAATTGGTTGTATCATTTAATTGGATTGGATAAGTCAAAAATTTGGTAGTCGTAGATGGTGGGTATATTTGGCAAATGTGGCGGTAGCTGTTAATCAGAGCTTTGGCAAACGTAGCGGTAGCTGTTAATCAGAGCTTTAGGCTGTAGCTTTTAGTTGAAACagttattaaaagttttacCTTTCAAAGATGTTTGGCACAATAACTGTAGTTGCAacttaaaagtgtaaaagacaaaaaagaacaaaaaatatatatatatatatatatcaaattaaaattatcatgtttcaattataattataaataactcatagtcatttatatttataaatcatagtcttttatttataaatctaaaaagaaaacacTAATAAATGCATACATAAAATACTTTGAAATAATCAAGTCTTGTGCATCTCCCATTTGATAAAATCTAACTCATTACTCAATAGACACCATATACTCATATAGCTTGTACAGCAAAgctggtaaaaaaaaaagtcacgcAGGTATGTATATCTATTATACAGTACTCTATATACACATAGAAACAAGAGTACACACAACTACATAAGCATTCATTTGATTCTTTTATTCACACAAAAACTAGTGTCTTCTTCTAAACTAactatattttgaattttttttttttttttttttttatcaatttctctacatacatataaaaagcCTAATCTATTCTTTCAATTCTCAAGGTAGTGTCATTACAAGCTTTAAGGCACACTCCAACTCATATTACCTGTGAATGAAGAAACTGGCCATATGTTACTGGATTTATTTCTTCTATGATTgtctatattattatattttaaatgtttGAGAGATATGAGAATCaagatacaatatataaatactcAAATAGCTTCGTTAAAAAGACTCAAATAAGAGATGAACAATGTTCATGTTGAAGGAGTCGTAGCTATTACAAAGAAGATGCCAAGATAGGAGTCAAAATAGTGTTATACACTAAAAGAGGTATATGATACGAGATATGAGGGTGGTTGTGTAATTTAGAATGTTAAAAGCTAGCTTTTAATAGAACGCTTCTCCTAACAACGTTTTGTTAAGAACTTTTCATATCCAAATAAAAGCTACAATTGGTCTATCCAAACAAAACTATTAAAATAGCAGTagctttttgttaaaaattaaaagctaaagctcccaAAAAGCTTCCTAAACGCTCCTGCCAAACATAGCCGGTGTGTGCTAATAGTTTTACGTCCTTTATCAAACGGGGGCTTTGATAATTCATACTCCTTCCATCTAcgtctttttattatatatttttatagtaAGTATTTTCGTTTGTATAACATAGTatttaataaatgtaatatgaatggaaaaatatatctaaagttcattttattcatatattttacgtAGAGTAttgtataacacaaacaaaaatattcacgATCAAAGTTAcgtataaaaacttaaaaatcaaaataaaaaatttaaattgagACAGAAGGATCATATGAGAAACTTTCATATATGTGAAATCTTAAAAAAATggtatatataaactaaattttaaaatatcaaacatGTCATTGTTAAATTTGAAAAGTTTCAAAATtaccaaaataaatatattcaataactttaaatattaaaattcttaaagttataattaactagaacaatacccggtcgttgaccgggttagaaCAATGAATTAACGAAAGTGCAAGTATCccaataaattaacaaaagtgAAAGTATATTTAAAGTACTTGAAACATGTTCAAGTTCGTTTATAAAGATAGAGTGAAttaataaaagtgtaaatatccaATGTTTATTAGAAAGACGTAACATGAAACGTCGCAAAACCAGATATAAGATTGGTAGAAAAACAATGAACGAAAAGTATAAGCCCTGTAGTATACAAAGATGAAGTTTAGTATAAATCGAGTATCGTAATAAGATAACCTTTtaacacctatatatatataagtgttatatatatatatttattataacacATTGAGGCTATCAATACTCGATCTAATCTAAAACTAACGCGAAAAAAACCGGGTTAGACTTGCATATTTTTGACTCTCTAACCCGCCAAGTTGATTACTTCGTGTCGGGTTGACCTTTCAAATTAAGAAGTCAACCCGTCaaccaaaaaatattttaaacttatataaatttttaatatgtcaacccaccaacccataaGACCCAAGAATCCATTACCTGTTTGACCTGAAATCAATCCGCCAACCTACAAACCCACCAAGCCATATGACATGTTGAAACTAAAATTAACCCACCAACCGATTTAACTCGACGCTCGATTATCCTGTGTCGATGGGATGGTTTCGGAATAACCATTTGAGAAAATTGGGTTAAAATTTCTATCCTGATTGTGATATCAGGTGGAGTTCAAGTTAGGTATTTTTAACCCGTCAATTCGAACCAGTTGACCCTGACACGACATCCTATGTATACTATatcctttataaaaaaagtttctaACTTATTTTAAGCTTAATAAAAGTCTTATTGAATTAGAAAAGCTTATTATAACTTAAAAacgtatttataaataatttaactaaatatataattctttATATCTACAgaaatatgtaaattatgccattttagattttataaatatataactcaGGTAGTCTATA
Coding sequences within:
- the LOC122592836 gene encoding probable phytol kinase 3, chloroplastic, with the translated sequence MGGGPIFLPEYPLAGDTCALVFSTCLALFLLWVFEQTARRGIFDQKLNRKLVHITIGLAFMLCWPLFSSGNRGAVIAALVPGVNIVKVLLIGLGIVKDEATVKSMSRFGDYRELLTGPLYYASAITFCCTVYWRTSPVAIAAICNLCAGDGFADIIGRRYGKKKLPYNSDKSYAGSIAMATAGFIASVGYMYYYSMFGFIENSFGVVFGFLVVSVASAFVESHPISTKFDDNLTVPLASVLLGTLVFS